CTTTAAGAGTCTTATGGCGAAGAGTCCTCACTGAAGGGCTAGATGGTTGAACTGGATCCTCTGCAATGGGAGggtcaataagtggtcctgggaactGCACGCTCATTGTTAGGGATCACATTTcagattttatataaatttgcAAGTGGGCCCATCTTAACACTCCCCGTCCCTATTTGAGGCGATGTGGCACTGTGAACTAGGGTCATAGGTACAACTATGCTGATGGGTACGAACTTCAGGAGGGACCCAATTTTGAATAGAAGGAAACAGGCTTCCCCCTTACTCTCATTATGTTTTAGGTGGAACATAATAAAATACATCTTCTgagttattcctttaaaaaaggcattgggagggcttccctggtggcgcagtggttgagaatctgccggccaatgcaggggacacgggtttgagccctggtctgggaagatcccacatgccgcggagcaactgcgcccgtgagccacaactactgagcctgtgcgtctggagcctgtgctccgcaacaagagaggccgtgacagtgagaggcccgcgcaccacgatgaagagtggtccccgctcgccgcaactagagaaagccctcgcacagaaacaaagacccaacacagccaaaaataaataaataaattaattaattaactaagcACTTTTCATGCACTGTggccttccctttaaaaaaaaaaaaggcattgggAGCTTTCCAGGTGTGTTAGAAAATACGTTCTAAATAGGTGCCTTCATGCTGATTACAGCCTCTTTCTCACCTTGAACCAgcctccccattccccccttcTTGTTTCTCCAGTCCTAAGCTTGGTGATGAGATGGGGGTGCAGACGCTTAGAGAAGGGTTGGGTTGAGTGTGGAGGGCAGAGCGTCTGCAGCGTGCCTCCCTGCAGGCGGGGTGAGCGATGGGGACCATCGTGTGCTCGCGCTGGCGCTCGTGAGTGTTACGGCCGTTTGTGCCAAGGCCTCCCACCTGCTCTGTGTTCTCTGTTTCAGCCCCGGCAACAACCGTACATCTTGCCTCCCATGCATGTCCAGTGTGGCGAACACTACTCGGAAACACACACTTCTCAAGGTAACTGGCTTGCCGCTGTCCCTTCTTAAGACGCAAAGTTGAGAACTGGTGATCGGtactgagactttttttttgggGTGACCGTGATACTTTCATTTTAACTTTGTCTGAATGGCAGCAGGCAACAGCTGGGATTTGTGAAAGGCATAGAATATCATTTACCCCTGAGAGGAAAATTTCCCCAGAATTGACTGCAGAGGGACTTGGGGGAAGGCAGTGAGCaagttcctttctcctcctccttcttgtaAGTGGGGTAGAGAGGAGAGTGACAGCTAAGCCCCATAGAATACTCTTCACCCTCCTTGTCAGTGTCAGAGAGCTTGTAACAGTCAAGCAGGTTTTCAAGGTGACAGAGAACACTGGCATCCAGAGTAATTGaaagaaatacacacaaaatctcaGCCCCTCATTGTAACTCTCCTTTCCCATCTCTCCCACTGGCCCCTTTCTCAGTGCACTTGTTAAACtcctttattcctctttttctccctaaACACTCCCATGCAAAGTGTGTAAAAAAAACCCATTCCAATAATAATTATTCTAAGAATGAGCATTTATAGAGCAATTCCTCTCCTTAAGCACTTGTTTAGAGCACTTGCActgtattgtctcatttaatcctcaaaataaaccTAGGAGATACGTAcagttattatttccatttgacaGATACAGAAACTGGGGTACAGAAAGGGTACTGGGGAGCTTGGATACGAAAATTGGTGTCTTGACTCTTGAGCCAGGCTTTGTAATCATTACACTAACTGTATCTCAAAAAAGGAATGGGATTAAACATTGGATGTTGACAGTATGGTAAATGGATAATTTGTTTCTGGGTTATCATTTGCTAGCTGTTTTGAATCTCTCTGCACTGTCTAAATGTGAGCATGGAGACTAAGATAATCAAGATGACGTAATTTAATAAAACACTACTTTTATAAGCAGACTAGCAAAGTTACCCTGCTTCTATGGGAGGGCACCAAACCCCATTAAGGTGGATAAAGGCAACATGTTCTCCTAGTTTTTCTTGCCTATATCATCTCATCTGGTCTATGTTCCCGCCCCTCCTCTTCAGGCAGCCAAGTGTTTTCAGTcaccttttctgttttttaatcttttctgccTTTGCTTTCTTCTACTCTGCTCATGCTTGAATCTATAGTGTAAAAAATGAATATACTTTGCCCACAGAAAAGTGTGTTGGCAAGAGGTTGCCTGCCTAGgggtgtctgtgtatgtgtgtgttaaagGAACACTGGACACCCAGAATGGGCCTTACTTTAGAAATCTGCTTTTTATCTCTTTAGGTACCTCTTTAAAGTATTATGAATTTTAATGTGAACCTGACCTCAGTGATGAAACCAACTCTAGAGGAGGGTTTTAGACAGTGGCTAGAAAAACCTCCTGATTCTTATTTTGCCCTCCGTTGGCTGTTGATCAGAAAGAAGCAGCCACGCGTGCTGACATCCTGACTGTGTTATTTGCCTTGTGCCTTGACGGACGCTCAGCAGTCCCTCGGATACAGGGAGTTTTCCCATTGCAGTCAGGAAGGTCAGCTCCCGGTACTCAATAACTTCCAATCTATTGTCCTATTAAAGTTCTTGACTTCCTGGCCCAAACATCCAGTTCTGTCGCTGAGCCCTGAACAGGAGGACAGGTCTCCCAATGTGAGGGCCATTGTCGGTGCCTGATTTAAAAGCTCATGGCCAAATCGAGAACTTAACCCAGGTGATAACGCTTCCGTATGTGTATAGCTTTCTTGGTTTAGATTCACTTTTCCTCTTTAGTGTGCTTTAAAATGTTCCTTCCATATGTTGGCATCTTGCCCAAGAAATTACCAGTGTTTCCATGGAATATGTGGGTGGAGACCGTGGGATTTCCCTTTTTACGACTTCTGTAAGTGTGAGGATGAACTTGATTGAAGCAGGACGGTGTGGACGTTCATGTGCCTCTGTGTGTCTCCTTGCAGACAGCATCTTCCATGGGAATGAAGAAGCCTTGTATTGCAACTCGCACAACAGCCTGGACTTAAGTTATATAAACGGCACCGTCACCAACGGCAGTGTGTGTAGCATTCACAGCGTCAACTCCCTCAGTTGCTCCCAAAGCTTCATCCAGGCTTCTCCCGTGTCCTCCAACCTCAGCATCCCTGGGAGTGACATCATGCGGGCTGACTACATCCCGAGCCACCGGCACAGCGCCATCATCGTGCCGTCCTACCGGCCGACCCCCGATTATGAGACGGTCATGCGGCAGATGAAGAGGGGGGTCGTGCACACGGACAGCCAGAGCCAGTCCCTGCGAAACCTCAATATCATCAACACCCACGCCTACAACCAGCCAGAGGATCTGGTGTACAGCCAGCCCGAGATGCGGGAGAGGCACCCCTACACTGTCCCTTACGGGCCCCAGGGGGGCTACGGTAACAAACTGGTCAGTCCATCGGACCAGATCAACCCAAAGAATACCACGGTGCCAAGCAAGCCCGGGGCAAGCGCCATCTCACACACGGTGAGCACCCCGGAGTTGGCCAACATGCAGCTCCAGGGCACCTATAAGTACAACACGGCCCACATGCTCAAAAACTATCTCTTCCGGCCACCACCCCCCTACCCACGGCCCCGCCCCGCCACCAGCACGCCGGACCTCGCCAGCCACCGCCACAAGTACGTCAGCGGCAGTAGCCCCGACTTGGTGACTCGCAAAGTGCAGCTGTCCGTGAAGACCTTCCAGGAGGACAGCTCCCCGGTGGTGCATCAGTCTCTCCAGGAGGTGAGTGAGCCCCTCACGGCCACCAAGCACCACGGCGCGGTGCACAAGCGCCACAGCCTGGAGGTGATGAGCAGCATGGTGCGGGGCATGGAAGCCATGACCTTGAAGTCGCTCAACATCCCCATGGCCCGCCGCAACACCCTGCGAGAGCCGGGGCCGCCCGAGGAGGTGCCGGGGAGCCACGAGGTGCCCCAGCTTCCCGAGTATCACCACAAGAAGACTTTCTCAGATGCCACAATGCTGATCCACAGCAGCGagagcgaggaggaggaggaggaagctcCGGAACCGGTGCCCCAGATCCCCGCGCTCCGGGAGGAGATGGAGTACAGCGCCCAGCTACAGGCCGCCTTAGCCCGGATTCCAAACAAGCCCCCGCCCGAGTACCCCGGACCCAGGAAGAGTGTGAGCAATGGGGCGCTGGGGCAAGACCAGGTGTGCCTTCCTCCCGCCGTCGCCAGGGCCAGGGTCCTGAGGCAGGGGCCAGCCAAGGCCATCAGTGTCTCCCGGGCTGACCAGACGGCCATCAACGGGTcctctcttggtccatccatctCAGAGCCCGACCTGACAAGTGTGAAGGAGCGGGTCAAGAAAGAGCCTGTGAAGGAGAGACCTGTGTCTGAAATGTTCTCCCTGGAGGACAGCATTATAGAAAGAGAGATGATGATCCGGGTAAGTGGCTTCCTCTCCCAGGGCATCTTTCGAGGGACAGTTAAACGGGCTGATTTCCACCCTCGCCCGCAGCCCCCTCTGCTCCTTTTCCATGATTTAGACATACATCCTCTGGGCACTGAAGAAAGCGCAAGGTTTATTCAGGGAATGTGGTAGGGATTTAAAGATCACTTGGCATATAAACAGGTAGTGTTTCATTTCACAAAACTTTGTTTTTCACATAAACCTTCCATTCTCATTCATGGCTTCTCATAGGTGTGCTTGGTGCAAAGTGCTGTGATAGAGTCAGGATCTTACAGGTTGGTGGTGTCGAGATTGGTGTCTGGGCCAGCATTTGCTGTTTATTCAGGGTCAGGCTTCCCATTGCATGTGCTGCCAGGAGCTCACCTTCCTCCATCTCCTGGTACTTTGGTTTTTCCAGGGGAaagccttttttttctcccccccaaTTAGATATTAAAAGAGCAACATCCCTTCAGAGCACAGCTTTCCGTGTAGATCTAGATGTCAGGATCGTTCATCAATATCGTCCATGATGTATCCAGCTTTATTTTCAAATCTTCTTTCGAGAGATGTTTTACACAAATCCAAGAAAATTACAATAAACCCAGAAGCTTACCGTTGAGCTTCCATTAACCATTCTTATTCTATCGAGAATTCACACAtgcatatttatacacacaccacacttgTCCTGGACGTATTCActcccttaaaaaattaaaaaatcctcTCATTATAACCATTCAAACCTAGATTGACTTCTCCTCTGCATGTACCACAGCTGAACTATAAGGTAGCCAGGGCTTATTTTAGGAACTCCAGAGCAGTTGTAACTTAAAATGGGCTTTGATGGAGTTCATTAGACTTTCTTCATTTATGAGTCTCCCAATTCTCCAGAGGGAATCAACCCGTAAAGAAGAGTAAAGAGGCAAAGTTTTAAGGAAGCCAAGTCCCTCGGTTTAGGAGTCTAGTCCATAGCAACGTTCCTACTTTAGACAAACCTTAAGAACATTCTTAGCCTCACGGTTTTGGCCATCCGTGGAGTATTGCTAAGAATTTGGTACAGGCGTAACTTTTTCCACCTAGAGGGAAATTGTGAAAGTTGTGCTGTGCCTGTGGGAAATAAGACCGTTGGGCTGAGATGTGAGGCTAGGTGCCTTGCGGGGGAGCTTTTTCCGGGGGATGGAATGAGATGCTGGAATGAGATGCGGGGCTGGGTGCCTGGGGGGAGAGCTTTCTGAGTTTGGGAAAAGTAATCACTGGTAGAAAGGGATTTTCAGCACTTCTTGGCCTCACACCCCTTTAACACAACTCGGTATCAAGAACCCATCAGTCTAAGCATTCAGCTGCTGCCTGCACGATCCCCTAGCCTCACTTAGGCCGtattcattctcttctcttgttACCTGTATTACACAAAAGCCTGTAGCCAAATTCATGGCGCTGGTTCCCTACATAGTGCTTCAGGCATTATCACAAAGGAGCAAGGGCCTTTTCCACTGTTTCCACGTGTCTTCCCATCCCATCCATTGGGTAAGAGCGAATAGCCAATTTTACCCCTTAACTAGTTCAGGAACATCATTACCCCAGCCCTATGTCattttccctgatttttttttttttttaaatgtgtaccttcttcttctttcttttttttaatttaaaaaaatatttatttcttggctATGCctcgtagcatgtgggatcttagttcctcgaccagcaGCTAAGATCCTGGTCCcatgcattggaagcacggagtcttaaccactggaccgccagggaagccccttccctgaTTTTTTCCCAAATCCTACACACTTGTGAGCTCAAGGGCTGCCGCCCTTGGCTGGTGTCCCAACCTCAGAGTAGGACTTGGAGGGTCTTCAGTGAGCCAGGCAAGATGGTGACCACGCCACTGGCACTGATGCTTGGGATGGGTCTCTATTGTCTTTATGAAGAAACTCACCCCAATGACCTCCCCGCATCTCAGATGGCTGTCtattccccgccccccaccatggGTAGCTTTTGCCTGGCTTGTTAGGCATGGCTAAGAAGAGAAGGCTGTCAGGGCCTCCCTAggataagaaaatgagaaaatggaaccAAATAGGAGCTGGAGGGAGACAGCTATGGTGAGAATTTGCCCTGCAGGCAACTCTCTCCCTCCAATTCTGGAGCTGCGGGTCCATTTGATGGATAGTTCAGGCCTGTTGTCTTGATAGCTTCTCCTGGCTCCTCCTGCTGCCTGGAAGGCATTTCACTGTCTGTAGTCACCTAATCCAAAATCAGGTACTGGGAATAGAAAAGGCCAAATCAGATctttgaattaattatttttgatcTGTGGTAATAAGCTGATAGGATAAGTGAGGAGGAGCTAAGAGAAACAGGTTATCACTGGGGTTTCAGTTTTCATTAGGTAAGTAGTAATCCTTTCCCAAGAAAGACAAATAGGTTTCTTTTGGCTTTGGGCCCAGTTGGGGTTACCTTATGGTGCAGGTGGGAAGGAAGCAGAAGGGCTGTCGGGAGGACCTCAGGAccacttacaaaaaaaaattttgcgCTCTTAAGACTTTGCAGAGGAGTAAAACATTCTCAACTAAAAGAGATAATGGGGGGATAATTCTCCCGCACAAAAACAAACTAATAAGCAAGTAAACTAATAAGCAAGTAAACTAACACCTCCCCcaccgcacacacacaccaccataTTTAAAtccaaaaatttcaaaatctgTCTGGGGTTGAGAAACCAGGGCCGTTCTTAAGAATATTATACCTTTGGGACCTTTCTCACTTTCTCACAGCTAATCTTCCTCTGAGATGCTCCTTTTGTTTGTCTGATGGGTCAGCCCTGTCACTGGACCAACCATTTTATTGACAGAATCACTCATAAAGGCCAGggctccattcttttttttttaactttattgaagtatagttgatttacaatgttgtgcttaatttctgctgtacagcaaagtgactcggatatatttatatacatatatattctttttcatattctttcccattatggtttatcccaggatattggatatagttcccaaGGCTCCATTCTGACTGTAGGTGGCATTGACGGGATGCATGTAGGGGTGTAATGCCATCCCCTATACCCACAATTAGAATAATCTGTACTGTGGCCTTCATCTGTGGCAACCAAAGGAACCTGCAAATTGGTTTCACTTTCGTGTGGATCAAAATCATAAACTCTGTAAAACTCGTCTGTTTCTATGCTTTATGAAGTCTCTCTGTTCTTTTGTCTTCTAAGACAAAATTATTTGGTGGAAAATGCTCCCATTGTCTTGCCTGAAATGAGTAAATGGAGGTTTGTTGGTACCTCAATCAGTTTAGAGGGCGTGAGGAAGCACAGCCATAGACCAAGTAACAGGAGCCCCGACTGATCCAGCTTCAGAGAGTCTGTGCAGCTGAGGATAGAGAGGAGTTGAAAAGCCACAAACAAGGGCCAGGTGTTAACAACCAAACCTTCCCCTAAATGCTCTGCTCGGCCCCTAGATCCATATTCTCCCATGGCTTAGTCACATCCAGTGGTTCTTCACCATGGTCGCTGGGAGCCatggtgtgcattcctgtgggtCTTCTGGATGAAGCATGAAGGGTGCTGCTGGGTAGGTCATCTCCGGTGGCCCCAGGCTGTGGTATTAGTGACTTTGCTAAACCACAGCAGCTCTCATTTTGGGGATGATATCCCGGGGACCAGAGAGAGTCAATACAGGATTAACACCCTCAGTCTTAGCCCCTCTGAATGGAAACTTGGGAAGGTTTTTGTCTATTTATGCATGTATCCAACCTCTTAAGAATGCAACCAACAGTTTTTATAAGGTTTTTACTGTTTAATCTGTATAAAAGGTCCATCATTGTGATTAAGTTTGATTATTCATgaatctctgtgtctcttttccttGTCCTGTCTTCCTTCAGCCCTTATCTTCCTGAAGTGCCTGTGTACGCTGTTTTCTTGTGAGCCCCGTGGCAGGGTGTATTTGTATGGAGTCTTtgctcttgtttgtttgtttgttcgttcattcctctattttaaataaaagctcAGGAGGCCTGGACGAGCCGGCTTCCTCCGGCACAGTGGGAATAATGGGAAGACTGTGTTTGAATTTGCCCTGCTAATGGTGATTGTCTGCATTCCTTGGCTGGGGAGTTACAGATTTGGGGAGATTAAAACACATTCCAGCATTCTCCTGGTATTACAAACAATGAGAACATGCCTTTTCTTGCCGCAAGAATCTAGAGAAGCAGAAGATGGCAGGCCTGGAGGCACAGAAGAGACCACTGATGTTGGCAGCCTTGAACGGACTCTCGGTTGCTCGGGGCTCGGGGCGGGAAGAAAGTCGCGTTGATGCCACCCGAGTTCCCATGGACGAGAGGGTAAGCGCTGGGCTTGTCAAACATGTGACTCATTCTCTGTGGTCTTAGGATTCCAACACTCTCTCCTCGCCCAGACATGCCAGCATGAAGGCGTGTTTGACGAATTCATTCTTCAATTTGAAGCTTAGCAAGACCTGGTCTGTGCTGTATTAAATTGATCCTTTTCAGCATCTCATGTTTCTCTGTCAGGTTGGTCCCATGACGACCCCTAAAGACACCAGCCCctacctagctgtgtgaccttggtcaagtcattCAATTTCTCTGggcctgtgtctttattttttttgcaaaatgaagAAGTTAAGCAGTTGCTGTAGCTCTCAATTTCTGTGATTTTTGTGAACAAATACCCTTTATTAGGGAGTGATTCTTTTACCCACGCATTTATAGAATCCTTTAATACGCTGGCCCCTTGTTTGGCTATAACATATGGCTGATTTATAATTGTTAGGGTAATGCATTGTGGGAActttggttttgaaaagtaaccaGAAGTTGCGTGGTAGTGTTTCAGAAGTGAAGAAGCACGTTCTTTTAGTTCCTGAAATTGCTGTCAGGTTAAGAAACAGGTCATGTAAATGCAATAGAGTGCATTACAATAAGATTAGGGTTTTAGGTTTTTGCCAGCATGTATGAAGTATTAGCATGCTCTTAGAGCCAGAAGGGTCTTTAGAGGGATCATTTAATCTAATTAATACCATATTTTGTTATTAGTAGCTTGACcgtgggaaaaataaaagatggggCGTCTAATCCTCACAACTAGAGGACTGTGGACCAGTATCATCTTAAAATTTAGCTAAGAACAGCTGTGTAAGTGGAGGGAAGGACGTTTGGGTAATTAAGATTAACAATCTCCTTATCACTAGAACTTTAAACAGAGGTgataataacaaaaatactaattttgaaTTTCAGCTCTTGCCTGGTCTGGCAGATTTGTTCTGTTTAAGGTATGAGTGAGAAGGAAATTGGTTATTGGAAAAGAGACACTAGCAGTATGGTCAGTAATGAGACCAAATAATCAAACATTAGTTTGTCCATCTTGAAACTACTTATTAACACCgtcactgtaaatattttaagaaatctgGTGGTTTGGTTGGAGTGTTTGGTTAAGATAATTCAGAGAGCTGGAGATCAATTTCTGTTGCAGTTCAGAACCCTGAAGAAGAAGCTCGAAGAGGGAATGGTGTTCACAGAATATGAGCAGATTccaaagaaaaaggcaaatggCGTTTTCAGCACAGCGGCTCTGCCAGAGAATGCTGAGCGCAGCCGTATCCGCGAGGTTGTCCCCTATGAGGAGAACCGCGTAGAGCTCATACCGACCAAAGAAAATAACACAGGCTACATCAACGCCTCCCACATCAAGGTAAGAagtggggggtggagaggggtGTGTTGGGAAGGCTGGTTGAAGATTGCTGGGTTAACGGCAAAAGGGCAGGGAGGAGAAAACATACGGGCTGCCACTGTGCATCTTGGCTTGTCCCCAAACCGCAAGGGAGTGTTTTTGAACTCCTGTGCTTTACTTAGTCAACTGGAAGGCCATGCCTATCACTGCACAGAGAGAAGGAAGCCCAGCGGCCTCAGGGAAAAAACCTCAGGTCAGCTATTTCTGAAGCTTGCTCATTACAGAGGATttaactttttcttctctctgtgcgTTGTAACTCTCCCGAAAACTCACAGGTAAAGCTGAGGATTAGCCCTTTCAGTTTGTCATTTGCAGGTGATGGAGAATTTGGAAATCACAGGCATTATATTTCTGTCACTGGAGTTATGATGTTCAAGACAACAGAAACTTACTGTTTCTCCCTTGTAATACTACTGGTTAGGCACTTTAGAGCTGAAGTCGCAGAGCTGAAGTCCCGAATTTGCATGATATTTAGAAGAGTGGGCTAATTTAAACATAAGCCGTAACGGTGTGGTTGATAATGAACCTTGCAAAATGTGCCACATTATTCA
Above is a window of Balaenoptera acutorostrata chromosome 1, mBalAcu1.1, whole genome shotgun sequence DNA encoding:
- the PTPN14 gene encoding tyrosine-protein phosphatase non-receptor type 14 yields the protein MPFGLKLRRTRRYNVLSKNCFVTRIRLLDSNVIECTLSVESTGQECLEAVAQRLELRETHYFGLWFLSKSQQARWVELEKPLKKHLDKFANEPLLFFGVMFYVPNVSWLQQEATRYQYYLQVKKDVLEGRLRCTLEQVIRLAGLAVQADFGDYNQFDSQDFLREYVLFPMDLALEEAVLEELTQKVAQEHKAHSGILPAEAELMYINEVERLDGFGQEIFPVKDNHGNSVHLGIFFMGIFVRNRIGRQAVIYRWNDMGNITHNKSTILVELISKEETALFHTDDIENAKYISRLFATRHKFYKQNKICTEQSNSPPPIRRQPTWSRSSLPRQQPYILPPMHVQCGEHYSETHTSQDSIFHGNEEALYCNSHNSLDLSYINGTVTNGSVCSIHSVNSLSCSQSFIQASPVSSNLSIPGSDIMRADYIPSHRHSAIIVPSYRPTPDYETVMRQMKRGVVHTDSQSQSLRNLNIINTHAYNQPEDLVYSQPEMRERHPYTVPYGPQGGYGNKLVSPSDQINPKNTTVPSKPGASAISHTVSTPELANMQLQGTYKYNTAHMLKNYLFRPPPPYPRPRPATSTPDLASHRHKYVSGSSPDLVTRKVQLSVKTFQEDSSPVVHQSLQEVSEPLTATKHHGAVHKRHSLEVMSSMVRGMEAMTLKSLNIPMARRNTLREPGPPEEVPGSHEVPQLPEYHHKKTFSDATMLIHSSESEEEEEEAPEPVPQIPALREEMEYSAQLQAALARIPNKPPPEYPGPRKSVSNGALGQDQVCLPPAVARARVLRQGPAKAISVSRADQTAINGSSLGPSISEPDLTSVKERVKKEPVKERPVSEMFSLEDSIIEREMMIRNLEKQKMAGLEAQKRPLMLAALNGLSVARGSGREESRVDATRVPMDERFRTLKKKLEEGMVFTEYEQIPKKKANGVFSTAALPENAERSRIREVVPYEENRVELIPTKENNTGYINASHIKVVVGGAEWHYIATQGPLPHTCHDFWQMVWEQGANVIAMVTAEEEGGRTKSHRYWPKLGSKHSSATYGKFKVTTKFRTDSGCYATTGLKVKHLLSGQERTVWHLQYTDWPDHGCPEDVQGFLSYLEEIQSVRRHTNSMLESTKNQHPPIVVHCSAGVGRTGVVILSELMIYCLEHNEKVEVPVMLRLLREQRMFMIQTIAQYKFVYQVLIQFLQNSRLI